A section of the Roseivirga sp. BDSF3-8 genome encodes:
- the nadD gene encoding nicotinate (nicotinamide) nucleotide adenylyltransferase, translating to MNIGLFFGSFNPIHTGHLIIANTVVQCDDIDQVWFIISPQNPFKKSGNLLNEIDRLRMVEAAIEDNFDLRASDVEFRMPKPSYTADTLAYLTDKHPTHKFKVIVGQDNLKNFSRWKNHEVILNQHGLIVYPRPGASPSGLTELPTVSVIEAPLLDISATFIRSSIAGNKSIRYLVPDPVIELIQARKYYQ from the coding sequence ATGAACATCGGCTTATTTTTTGGAAGCTTTAATCCCATTCACACCGGGCACTTGATTATCGCCAATACGGTAGTGCAGTGCGATGATATCGATCAGGTATGGTTTATTATATCTCCCCAAAATCCATTCAAAAAATCAGGTAATCTGCTGAATGAGATTGACCGGTTAAGAATGGTAGAGGCAGCCATCGAAGATAATTTTGACCTCCGTGCCAGCGATGTAGAGTTCAGAATGCCCAAACCCAGCTATACCGCTGACACCCTCGCCTATCTTACAGATAAACATCCCACCCATAAATTTAAAGTAATAGTTGGCCAGGATAACCTGAAGAACTTTAGCCGGTGGAAAAATCATGAGGTTATTTTAAACCAACATGGCCTTATTGTCTATCCAAGACCTGGTGCAAGCCCGTCCGGCCTTACAGAACTTCCCACAGTAAGCGTAATCGAGGCACCATTACTTGACATATCCGCCACCTTTATTCGAAGTAGTATTGCAGGCAATAAAAGTATCCGTTACCTCGTGCCCGACCCCGTTATAGAACTTATCCAGGCAAGAAAATACTATCAATAA
- a CDS encoding cation-translocating P-type ATPase: protein MNTTSPLQDTHALEAEEVLQKLEANKEKGLSESEAESRLKKYGPNKLKESKTKSIWKILLDQVNNPVVYLLVAATTIAFIFGDTAEAIAIVVVIVVNAVIGFWMEFQAQKSVQALKEMDKITGRVRRDGKDQEIDAERIVPGDILVIDGETLIPADARLIEESELAVDEAALTGESLPVEKNIEKLEENTQTADRLNMVYKGTAATSGHALGVVVATGMETEIGNISQMVEDAGDEEVPLNSKLNKLTHKLIYVTLGMSAAFFLIGKLSGEDTYQLVQTSIAWAIAAIPEGLPIVASIALARGMLRLAKQNVIVKKLAAVETLGETTVIFTDKTGTLTENKLSVHTLAVPGADVHLELDHNDTVDVSTEENENIRRLTQISVACNNAELIENEEEQGGDPLELALLRFARMADKEIYETLLSSERVDEEPFDSDSKIMGTVDKLGDGYFIAAKGAVEAVLDRCDKLLENGEEKEMTEELREKWATHHDELAGDGLRVLAFGYREQPEAPSTESADGVKKFVDGLTFAGYIGFLDPPREDAAEAIQTCRDAGITVVMVTGDHPGTASNIAKRVKLLDEIEDSKVEHGSELESNLSDDRRESVYNTRVFSRVDPRQKLDMVSLFQDKGEIVGMTGDGVNDAPALKKANIGIAMGDKGTQVAKEVADMVLKDDRFSSIVNAIRYGRIIFGNIRKFILYQLSYHFAEIILIASISFTLFNLPIKPLQLLFLNLLSDVFPALALGIGEGSPDVMKHPPKDPQEPIVTKSHWLMIAFHGLVLAIFIIGAYLYSLKGWGDSEEVANNVAFFSLAFSQLLHVFNMRERSEHIFNNQVVKNKFIWMALVFCVAALLAAYFIPGLREVLNFVDIDARHWLLIVGAALAPVVIIQALKAAGFKYA, encoded by the coding sequence ATGAATACCACTTCTCCCCTGCAGGATACGCATGCCCTTGAGGCCGAGGAAGTTCTGCAAAAACTTGAAGCAAATAAGGAAAAAGGCCTCTCCGAAAGTGAGGCAGAATCGCGCCTTAAAAAGTACGGACCCAATAAGCTCAAAGAGAGTAAGACCAAAAGCATCTGGAAAATTCTCCTTGACCAGGTCAATAATCCTGTAGTCTATCTCCTCGTTGCAGCCACTACCATCGCCTTCATATTCGGAGATACAGCCGAAGCCATAGCCATAGTCGTCGTCATCGTCGTTAATGCAGTCATAGGTTTTTGGATGGAGTTTCAGGCCCAAAAGTCCGTCCAGGCACTGAAAGAAATGGATAAGATCACAGGTAGGGTCCGTCGCGATGGTAAAGATCAGGAGATTGATGCTGAGCGTATAGTGCCAGGTGATATCCTCGTGATAGATGGTGAAACCCTTATTCCTGCAGATGCACGCCTTATCGAAGAGTCTGAACTCGCTGTGGATGAGGCCGCACTCACCGGCGAATCCTTACCCGTAGAAAAGAACATCGAAAAACTCGAAGAAAATACCCAGACCGCCGACCGGCTCAATATGGTCTATAAGGGTACTGCGGCTACCAGCGGCCATGCCCTCGGTGTGGTCGTTGCCACCGGTATGGAAACCGAGATAGGAAATATCTCCCAGATGGTAGAAGATGCCGGCGATGAAGAAGTCCCCCTGAATTCAAAACTTAATAAACTTACCCATAAGCTGATTTATGTCACCCTGGGTATGTCCGCAGCTTTTTTCCTCATAGGTAAACTCTCAGGCGAAGACACCTATCAGCTTGTACAGACCTCAATAGCCTGGGCTATTGCCGCCATTCCCGAAGGCCTGCCCATTGTCGCCAGTATAGCCCTTGCACGGGGTATGCTCCGGTTAGCTAAGCAAAATGTTATCGTCAAAAAACTTGCTGCGGTAGAAACCCTGGGAGAAACTACTGTCATATTTACGGATAAAACCGGTACCCTTACCGAAAACAAACTTTCAGTTCACACCCTTGCCGTACCAGGAGCAGATGTACATCTAGAACTCGACCATAATGATACTGTGGACGTAAGCACAGAGGAGAATGAGAATATTCGTCGCCTCACCCAGATCAGCGTAGCCTGTAATAATGCTGAACTCATAGAAAATGAAGAAGAGCAAGGAGGAGACCCCCTCGAGCTCGCCCTGCTCAGGTTTGCCCGTATGGCCGATAAAGAGATTTACGAAACCCTGTTATCCTCAGAAAGAGTAGACGAGGAGCCCTTTGATTCTGATTCCAAGATCATGGGCACCGTGGATAAGCTGGGAGATGGCTACTTCATAGCCGCCAAAGGCGCGGTAGAGGCGGTACTTGATCGCTGTGATAAACTCCTGGAAAACGGAGAAGAAAAGGAGATGACCGAGGAATTGCGTGAGAAGTGGGCAACACATCACGACGAACTCGCCGGCGATGGCCTGCGTGTCCTTGCCTTCGGTTATCGTGAGCAGCCCGAAGCCCCTTCCACAGAGTCAGCAGATGGCGTCAAGAAATTTGTGGACGGGCTTACTTTTGCCGGATATATCGGCTTCCTTGATCCACCACGTGAAGATGCAGCCGAGGCTATACAAACCTGCCGTGATGCAGGTATCACAGTAGTCATGGTGACTGGTGACCATCCGGGTACAGCCAGTAATATCGCCAAACGAGTGAAGCTACTCGACGAGATAGAGGATAGCAAGGTAGAGCATGGCTCCGAGCTTGAATCCAATCTCAGTGACGACCGCCGGGAAAGCGTGTATAACACCCGTGTATTTAGCCGCGTAGATCCCAGGCAAAAGCTGGACATGGTGTCCCTGTTTCAGGACAAAGGAGAAATTGTCGGCATGACAGGTGATGGCGTAAACGATGCACCGGCCCTTAAAAAAGCCAATATTGGTATCGCAATGGGAGATAAAGGAACCCAGGTAGCCAAAGAAGTCGCCGATATGGTGCTTAAGGATGATCGGTTTAGCTCAATAGTAAATGCCATTCGGTACGGTCGTATCATCTTTGGTAACATCCGTAAGTTTATTCTCTATCAGTTAAGTTATCACTTTGCAGAGATCATTCTCATTGCATCCATAAGTTTCACACTGTTCAACCTTCCTATTAAGCCCCTCCAGTTACTATTTCTGAACCTGCTTTCAGATGTATTCCCTGCGCTGGCACTCGGAATAGGAGAGGGGAGCCCCGATGTGATGAAGCATCCGCCAAAAGACCCTCAGGAGCCTATCGTTACCAAAAGTCACTGGCTCATGATCGCTTTTCACGGACTCGTGCTCGCAATATTTATAATAGGAGCCTACCTATACTCTCTCAAAGGATGGGGTGATAGCGAAGAAGTGGCTAATAATGTGGCTTTCTTTAGCCTCGCCTTCTCTCAGTTACTTCATGTATTCAACATGCGCGAAAGGTCAGAGCATATCTTCAATAATCAGGTTGTAAAGAATAAATTCATATGGATGGCCCTCGTGTTCTGCGTGGCAGCCTTACTCGCAGCCTACTTTATTCCTGGCTTAAGAGAAGTGCTTAACTTTGTAGATATTGACGCAAGGCACTGGTTGCTCATTGTGGGTGCCGCCTTAGCCCCTGTAGTGATTATTCAGGCCCTTAAAGCCGCCGGCTTCAAATATGCCTGA
- the pyrH gene encoding UMP kinase yields the protein MKYKRILLKLSGEALMGNQQYGIDPERLDQYSQEIKKVKDLGVEVAIVIGGGNIYRGVQAEQSGIDRVQGDYMGMLATVINAMALQSTLEKTGMFTRLMSGIKMEQVCEPFIRRRAVRHLEKGRVIIFGAGIGNPYFTTDSTASLRAIEIEADVVLKGTRVDGVYTADPEKDPNATRYSNISFQEVYSRGLNVMDMTAFTLCKENNLPIIVFDMNKPGNLLSLVKGEEVGTLIT from the coding sequence ATGAAATATAAACGCATTCTCCTGAAGCTAAGTGGCGAGGCGCTCATGGGAAATCAGCAGTACGGGATAGACCCTGAAAGGCTGGACCAATACTCGCAGGAGATCAAGAAGGTAAAGGACCTTGGAGTCGAGGTAGCGATAGTAATAGGGGGAGGCAATATTTACAGAGGCGTACAGGCAGAGCAATCGGGAATTGATCGGGTTCAAGGGGATTATATGGGCATGCTGGCCACGGTTATTAACGCGATGGCGCTGCAAAGCACGCTGGAAAAGACGGGTATGTTTACCCGACTTATGAGTGGCATTAAAATGGAGCAGGTTTGTGAGCCATTTATTCGCCGCCGTGCTGTGAGGCACCTTGAAAAGGGCCGCGTGATTATCTTCGGGGCTGGTATAGGTAATCCATATTTTACTACGGACTCGACAGCAAGTCTACGAGCCATAGAAATCGAAGCCGATGTGGTTTTGAAAGGTACTCGTGTAGATGGGGTATATACGGCTGACCCGGAAAAGGATCCGAATGCGACGCGCTACTCCAACATATCTTTTCAGGAAGTATACAGTCGTGGCTTGAATGTAATGGATATGACAGCCTTCACACTTTGCAAGGAAAACAATTTACCGATCATAGTTTTTGATATGAACAAACCCGGCAACCTGCTGAGTCTGGTTAAGGGCGAAGAGGTTGGCACGCTTATTACCTAA
- the gmk gene encoding guanylate kinase — protein sequence MQQGKAFIFSAPSGSGKTTIVQHLIKNDPRLGFSISACTRDKRGRTEENGKDYYFLTPDEFKQKIDADEFIEWEEVYPGNFYGTLKSEIQRIWDSGKHVIFDVDVKGGINLKEYFGNNGLSVFVKVPSMDALASRLNDRGTDSPQSISQRLFKAKFEMQFENHFDLTLVNQYLETSFREAQALIDDFIARPVGAAY from the coding sequence ATGCAGCAAGGTAAAGCGTTCATTTTTTCGGCTCCCTCCGGATCCGGTAAGACAACTATTGTTCAACACCTGATTAAAAATGACCCCCGCCTGGGGTTTTCTATTTCTGCCTGCACCAGAGATAAAAGAGGAAGGACCGAAGAGAACGGAAAAGATTATTACTTCCTCACACCTGACGAGTTCAAGCAAAAAATTGATGCCGATGAGTTTATCGAATGGGAAGAAGTTTACCCCGGAAACTTTTATGGCACGCTGAAATCCGAAATCCAGCGTATATGGGATTCCGGAAAGCATGTGATTTTTGATGTGGATGTCAAGGGAGGGATAAACCTGAAAGAGTATTTTGGTAATAATGGTCTTTCGGTATTTGTAAAGGTTCCCTCTATGGATGCCTTGGCCTCTCGTCTTAATGACCGCGGTACAGATTCCCCCCAGAGTATCAGCCAGCGCCTTTTCAAGGCTAAGTTTGAAATGCAGTTTGAGAACCATTTTGACCTTACACTGGTAAACCAGTATCTTGAAACGTCTTTTAGGGAAGCCCAGGCCCTTATCGATGATTTTATTGCCAGGCCTGTGGGCGCTGCTTATTAA
- a CDS encoding glycosyltransferase family 4 protein codes for MNILFLTYQGGIAGSTQSIYFLANGLAERGHTILVGCPESSMLYRLLENSAARRVPMTFKGKLDGANMRQIADLTKRYRIELINAQSSRDRYTSMFAKWRYKLPVRVVHTRRQIPKSAGGYLQNVLYHKGTDAVVAVSNGVKKALAGPGMPADHIKVIYNGTPREKYSHYDTGLTQELADTYGITADTPVIGCVSRKKHQDQLLRAIGMLEKKVTAFFIGVDITPEYREIMNHYKVPHTIHFCGRVPADKVLSYYPLFRLNVLPSTIEGLSQSLLESMAMGVPVIATRAAGNPDLIRHEENGLMFGHGNIRELSEQIKQVLEDEGLRSKLIENGYRTALEEFSIENTISNYENFFKTLIEGGSV; via the coding sequence ATGAATATTCTTTTTCTCACATACCAGGGTGGTATTGCAGGCTCGACACAATCGATCTATTTTCTAGCAAATGGACTGGCTGAAAGAGGTCACACTATTCTGGTTGGCTGCCCGGAGTCGAGCATGCTGTATCGCCTGCTGGAGAATAGTGCTGCAAGACGGGTGCCTATGACCTTTAAGGGAAAACTGGATGGTGCCAATATGAGGCAGATTGCAGACCTGACCAAGAGGTACCGGATTGAGCTTATCAACGCGCAAAGCAGCCGAGACAGGTATACGAGCATGTTTGCAAAGTGGCGATACAAGCTGCCGGTCAGGGTGGTGCATACCAGGCGCCAGATTCCGAAAAGCGCGGGAGGCTACCTTCAGAATGTACTATATCATAAGGGCACTGATGCAGTGGTGGCCGTTAGCAATGGGGTGAAGAAGGCTCTGGCGGGTCCTGGTATGCCTGCGGACCATATAAAGGTGATCTACAATGGGACGCCCCGGGAAAAATACTCTCATTATGATACAGGCCTGACTCAGGAGCTGGCGGATACTTACGGGATTACAGCTGATACGCCTGTAATAGGCTGCGTAAGTAGAAAGAAACATCAGGATCAGCTATTGCGGGCTATAGGTATGTTGGAGAAGAAGGTGACGGCATTTTTTATTGGAGTGGATATAACTCCGGAATACCGTGAGATAATGAATCACTATAAGGTGCCACATACCATTCATTTTTGTGGCCGGGTGCCTGCGGATAAGGTATTGAGTTACTATCCACTTTTTAGGTTGAATGTATTGCCGAGTACGATTGAGGGACTCTCACAGTCTTTATTAGAGTCAATGGCTATGGGGGTGCCGGTAATTGCTACACGGGCAGCGGGTAACCCTGATCTGATTCGTCACGAAGAGAATGGACTGATGTTTGGCCATGGAAATATCAGGGAACTGTCGGAACAAATTAAGCAGGTACTGGAGGATGAAGGGCTTCGATCGAAGCTGATCGAAAATGGTTACAGGACTGCCCTGGAGGAATTTTCCATTGAAAACACTATCTCAAACTATGAGAACTTCTTCAAAACTCTGATAGAAGGAGGCTCAGTTTAA
- a CDS encoding biotin/lipoyl-containing protein encodes MLKVKIGEKVLEVDDRRGDIEVNGKAVELDLLENGPGNYHIVYGTKSYNAEIVSTDWQEKKIILKINGQKLEADLKDDTDLLLERLGMDMSVANLINDLKAPMPGLILDILVEPGQEIKKDDPLIVLEAMKMENVIKSPGEAVVSAIKVKKGESVEKNQLLIQF; translated from the coding sequence ATGCTGAAAGTCAAAATCGGAGAAAAAGTTTTAGAGGTTGATGATCGCCGCGGGGACATAGAGGTCAACGGTAAGGCTGTGGAACTGGATCTTTTAGAAAACGGTCCGGGTAACTATCACATTGTATATGGCACCAAGTCATATAATGCTGAAATAGTATCTACAGACTGGCAGGAAAAAAAGATCATACTGAAAATCAATGGTCAGAAACTGGAAGCGGATCTTAAGGACGATACGGATCTGTTGCTGGAAAGGTTGGGTATGGATATGTCGGTAGCCAATTTGATCAATGACCTGAAGGCGCCCATGCCTGGTCTGATATTAGATATATTGGTAGAGCCAGGGCAGGAGATCAAGAAGGATGACCCTCTTATTGTATTGGAAGCCATGAAAATGGAAAATGTGATAAAGAGCCCCGGTGAGGCAGTAGTGTCTGCTATAAAAGTAAAAAAGGGGGAGAGCGTAGAGAAGAACCAGCTTCTCATCCAATTCTGA
- the frr gene encoding ribosome recycling factor, which yields MEETQLYLDEAKSLMVKAVEHTASELTKIRAGKAMPNMVDGIMVEYYGNSTPLQQVASVNTPDARTLLIKPWEKKVLNDIERAIINSDLGLNPQNDGETIRITVPPLTEERRASLVKQVKAEVENGKVSIRNIRKDTNNSLKKLDKEGVSEDEIKRAEDKVQKLTDSYTAELDKLSEKKEKDIMTV from the coding sequence ATGGAAGAGACACAACTATACCTGGACGAAGCCAAGAGTCTTATGGTAAAAGCCGTAGAGCATACGGCCTCTGAATTGACAAAAATTCGTGCAGGAAAGGCCATGCCTAATATGGTGGATGGCATAATGGTAGAGTATTACGGCAACTCTACCCCACTCCAGCAGGTAGCCTCTGTTAACACACCAGATGCCCGCACGCTGTTGATCAAACCCTGGGAGAAAAAAGTACTGAATGATATTGAGCGTGCTATTATTAATAGCGACCTTGGGTTAAACCCACAGAATGATGGTGAGACTATCAGGATTACTGTACCTCCCCTGACTGAGGAGCGCAGGGCTTCTCTGGTAAAGCAGGTCAAAGCAGAAGTGGAGAATGGCAAGGTGAGTATTCGTAATATCAGGAAGGACACGAACAACAGTCTGAAAAAACTGGACAAAGAGGGTGTCTCTGAGGATGAGATCAAAAGGGCTGAGGATAAGGTGCAGAAACTAACGGATAGTTATACTGCAGAACTTGACAAGCTTTCTGAAAAGAAGGAAAAGGACATCATGACTGTCTAA
- a CDS encoding glycosyltransferase family 2 protein — translation MQKITAIIPTFNEAVHIEEAIKSVRWADEVIVVDSFSTDGTVDLARPLADRVLEHEYVNSATQKNWTIPQAKHEWIFLLDADERVPEKLQKEVQGILERGTDKSAFWIGRQNHFMGRRVNYSGWQNDAVIRLFRRDNCRYQDLHVHAEVETEGKVGRLKNKLDHFTYTTLEQYLFKFHRYTSWSAYDYVNRSEKITGYHLFLKPFWRFFKHYIMKRGFLDGKVGFILSVMASYTVFERYMKAWRIKEGEELSQKPKGKR, via the coding sequence ATGCAGAAGATTACGGCAATCATACCCACGTTTAATGAAGCGGTGCACATTGAGGAGGCTATTAAGTCGGTAAGATGGGCCGATGAAGTGATCGTTGTGGACAGTTTTTCTACAGATGGCACAGTAGACCTGGCCCGTCCCCTGGCAGACAGGGTGTTGGAGCACGAGTATGTGAACTCAGCGACGCAAAAGAACTGGACAATCCCTCAGGCGAAGCATGAATGGATCTTTTTACTGGATGCAGATGAGCGGGTACCGGAAAAGCTTCAGAAAGAGGTGCAGGGTATACTTGAAAGGGGTACTGATAAAAGTGCTTTCTGGATTGGTCGCCAAAACCATTTTATGGGTCGCCGGGTAAACTACAGTGGGTGGCAAAATGATGCGGTGATCAGGCTATTTCGCAGGGACAACTGCCGCTATCAGGATCTGCATGTGCATGCGGAGGTGGAAACTGAGGGAAAGGTAGGAAGGCTGAAAAATAAGCTGGATCATTTTACGTACACGACGCTGGAGCAGTACCTTTTCAAGTTTCATCGCTATACTTCCTGGTCTGCATATGATTATGTAAATCGTTCAGAAAAGATCACAGGGTATCATCTGTTTCTGAAGCCATTCTGGAGGTTCTTTAAGCACTATATTATGAAAAGGGGCTTTCTGGATGGAAAGGTAGGCTTTATCTTGTCGGTAATGGCTAGCTATACGGTTTTTGAACGGTATATGAAGGCCTGGAGGATCAAGGAGGGTGAGGAGCTGAGTCAGAAACCTAAGGGGAAGAGATAA
- a CDS encoding sigma-70 family RNA polymerase sigma factor, whose amino-acid sequence MAEDNKTKEVESREDTKPRYSEAKKVKVFEGEFMPHIDSMYNFAYRLTFDEDDAKDLVQETYLKAFRFIESFQEGTNAKAWLFRILKNSFINDFRKKSKEPSKVDYQEVETFYNSDDIDENITTDLRIETVQDMIGDEVSNALNSLAIDFRTVIILCDLEGFTYEEMAKILDIPIGTVRSRLHRARNLLKEKLFKYASSMGYN is encoded by the coding sequence ATGGCTGAAGATAATAAAACGAAAGAAGTAGAAAGCAGGGAGGATACAAAGCCAAGGTACTCTGAGGCAAAAAAGGTAAAAGTGTTCGAAGGCGAGTTTATGCCCCACATAGACTCAATGTACAACTTTGCCTATCGCCTCACATTCGATGAAGATGATGCAAAGGACCTTGTACAGGAAACATATTTAAAGGCATTTCGCTTTATAGAAAGCTTCCAGGAAGGAACTAACGCAAAGGCATGGCTGTTCCGAATACTGAAAAACAGCTTCATAAATGACTTCCGTAAGAAAAGTAAAGAACCTTCAAAAGTTGATTATCAGGAGGTTGAAACTTTTTACAACTCGGATGACATTGATGAAAATATCACAACAGACCTGCGCATAGAAACCGTGCAGGATATGATCGGTGACGAAGTATCAAATGCGCTTAACAGTTTGGCTATTGACTTCAGGACCGTTATTATTCTTTGTGATCTGGAAGGCTTCACCTACGAAGAAATGGCGAAAATATTAGATATTCCCATAGGAACCGTAAGGTCAAGATTACACAGAGCCAGAAACCTTCTTAAAGAGAAGCTTTTTAAATACGCAAGTTCAATGGGTTATAACTAG
- a CDS encoding cation:proton antiporter has translation MEANNPYIIIIAISATIIFSYLFNIVSRKTNIPSVILLVMLGMGIRVLLENYGVGISEFIFNILELLGIVGLTMIVLEAALDLELHRERWPIIWKSFVVALVSLILTSLGCGYLFHTILGIDMFTALIYAVPLSIMSSAIVIPSVGALITEKKEFMVYEATFSDILGIMFFYFLIGNSESSTQMVVFDIVSNIVLTVVLSVVVSYALVLLFQNLNTPVKLFLLIAVLLLLYSLGKIFHLSSLLIILIFGLVINNNKLFFRGWLKKYLRKSSLKEILKNFHLITIESAFVVRTFFFVIFGVTIEIASLGDLNAAYTSLVIVAIIFLVRVFILKVVMRKDITPELWIAPRGLITILLFFSIPAQFEVAVFNNSVLLYVILITSVIMTVAMVASGRAITPVDEISLHYWDEVDRQILEYNKPKSVKEEEEAENAVD, from the coding sequence CTGGGTATGGGCATACGGGTTTTGCTCGAAAATTATGGTGTCGGTATCAGTGAATTCATCTTCAATATACTGGAGCTCCTAGGCATCGTTGGGCTTACCATGATCGTACTGGAGGCAGCCCTGGACCTTGAGCTGCATCGCGAACGATGGCCTATTATCTGGAAATCATTTGTGGTAGCCCTTGTATCCCTTATTCTTACATCCCTTGGCTGCGGCTATCTCTTTCACACCATACTCGGAATAGACATGTTTACCGCCCTCATCTATGCGGTGCCCCTTTCTATTATGAGCAGTGCGATAGTCATTCCCAGCGTAGGAGCCCTCATTACCGAAAAAAAGGAGTTTATGGTATACGAGGCCACATTCTCCGACATCCTCGGCATTATGTTCTTCTACTTCCTTATAGGTAACTCAGAGAGCAGCACCCAGATGGTCGTTTTCGATATCGTAAGCAATATTGTCCTCACAGTAGTATTGTCCGTCGTAGTTAGCTATGCGCTCGTTCTCCTTTTTCAAAACCTCAATACACCCGTAAAGCTTTTTCTCCTTATTGCCGTACTTCTTTTGCTCTATTCTTTGGGTAAAATATTCCACCTTAGCAGCCTGCTGATCATTCTTATATTCGGTCTGGTCATCAATAATAACAAACTCTTTTTCAGAGGATGGCTTAAGAAGTACCTGCGGAAATCCAGCCTGAAAGAAATTCTGAAAAACTTTCACCTCATTACGATTGAGTCAGCCTTTGTAGTACGCACCTTTTTCTTTGTGATTTTTGGCGTTACCATCGAGATAGCTTCACTTGGTGATCTCAATGCCGCTTACACAAGCCTCGTCATAGTGGCCATCATTTTTTTAGTAAGAGTATTTATACTCAAGGTAGTCATGCGAAAGGATATCACCCCTGAGCTTTGGATCGCCCCGCGCGGCCTTATTACCATCCTGCTCTTTTTTAGCATACCTGCCCAGTTTGAGGTCGCCGTCTTCAATAATTCAGTACTGCTCTATGTCATCCTCATTACCAGCGTGATCATGACTGTAGCCATGGTAGCCAGTGGTCGGGCCATTACCCCCGTGGACGAAATATCCCTCCACTATTGGGATGAAGTGGACAGGCAAATTCTTGAATACAACAAGCCAAAAAGCGTCAAAGAAGAGGAAGAGGCCGAAAATGCAGTGGATTGA